From Candidatus Zixiibacteriota bacterium, one genomic window encodes:
- a CDS encoding CBS domain-containing protein, with translation MKLANLLMEHRINLNLRAHSKAETVVELLEMIREEGVTFDFVEVLRSIREREEIEDTSYGHGFAFPHARTDAVREMYVVIGVSKEGLEGRTADRVPLHVVCLLLTPSTIAKLYLQTLSGLARVARTPGVLEKILVMEQPADLVKLVADTHVCVDKELLVKDVMRHKVASVTPDDTLREVANQMFRHRLSALAVVDTNGKLVGVINDRDLIKAALPDYHALVSNINYTMNVEPFEELLKQEDKIKVSQLYRDDYEVTSPETRIVEVAAMMIFKDVRRVFVVSGDMLVGVLLRKDIVSMVIRG, from the coding sequence GTGAAGCTGGCTAATCTGCTCATGGAGCACCGCATCAATCTGAACTTGCGGGCTCACTCCAAGGCGGAGACGGTGGTGGAACTCCTCGAGATGATCCGCGAAGAAGGAGTGACATTCGACTTCGTGGAAGTCCTGCGTTCGATCCGGGAGCGTGAAGAGATCGAGGACACCTCGTATGGTCACGGTTTCGCGTTTCCCCATGCGCGCACCGATGCCGTTCGGGAAATGTATGTCGTGATCGGCGTGTCGAAGGAAGGCCTGGAAGGGAGAACGGCCGACCGTGTTCCGCTGCACGTGGTCTGCCTGCTTCTGACCCCATCGACCATTGCTAAACTGTATCTGCAGACTTTGTCCGGTCTGGCCAGGGTGGCGCGAACGCCCGGCGTGCTGGAGAAAATACTCGTGATGGAACAGCCGGCGGATCTGGTTAAACTGGTAGCCGATACTCACGTCTGCGTCGACAAAGAACTGCTGGTGAAGGATGTGATGCGCCACAAGGTGGCCTCAGTGACGCCAGATGACACACTCCGCGAGGTGGCCAATCAGATGTTCCGACACAGGCTTTCGGCCCTGGCGGTGGTGGACACTAACGGCAAGCTGGTGGGGGTTATCAATGACCGGGATCTGATCAAAGCGGCGCTTCCAGACTACCACGCGCTGGTCTCAAACATCAACTACACCATGAACGTGGAGCCGTTCGAGGAGCTGCTCAAACAAGAGGACAAGATAAAGGTCTCGCAGCTCTATCGGGATGATTACGAGGTCACCAGCCCGGAGACGCGTATCGTGGAGGTGGCAGCCATGATGATATTCAAGGATGTGCGGCGGGTGTTCGTAGTTTCAGGAGACATGCTGGTGGGGGTGCTTTTGCGAAAAGACATTGTCAGCATGGTGATCCGTGGTTGA
- the nuoK gene encoding NADH-quinone oxidoreductase subunit NuoK, with product MNWYLNLAAVLFAIGLFGVITRRNTIGILMSLELMFNAANINFVVFSKYIANAGLTGQIFALFIIVVAAAEATVGLAIVLLIYRNWRGIDSDNVSIMKW from the coding sequence ATGAACTGGTATCTGAACCTGGCGGCTGTATTGTTCGCTATCGGGCTGTTTGGCGTCATCACGCGGCGAAACACCATTGGCATCCTCATGTCGCTGGAGCTAATGTTCAATGCCGCGAATATCAATTTCGTCGTCTTTAGCAAATATATCGCCAACGCCGGGTTGACCGGACAGATTTTCGCGCTGTTCATTATAGTCGTGGCGGCCGCCGAGGCGACCGTCGGCCTGGCGATCGTCCTGCTCATTTACCGCAACTGGCGCGGGATTGACTCCGACAACGTGAGCATCATGAAGTGGTGA
- a CDS encoding HAMP domain-containing sensor histidine kinase, with translation MNRYSRIHLRPFFITLLALLFLWTVDTAAVERLHIRYAYDDTWLPYTLDVVFTREEGIGRAATIRPAHVLKVGHVGESPARMVAVLNPYGSPEAAAIASNIEYPWRVKSQVRIPLPVTDVLAYRDSRTGQNEVAAAMLGEDSAWVIRLYPETGTMDSIFLCSLSRHTGGAGEPRMLMLLAEDYDYDGQCEVFVYMYSPRPGDPRGVYCVDMEARRVEWSVPVATPVLWYNFMNLRDSIDPGVIFCTSRQAIGLTDSVFDDNIGQLAVVNARGEITFCRTVVHRASTPMLRRGESHEYFYVGHNVDYESSDSETFVPGRSILTKIDRHGRALRSLRVNGAADDLWSREYGRPPQQAIWLMPAWSRVEIYDTALNLLAVTDTASLGKFMGEFRVSGIDEPVLIFQSGIFTTEFDQLAAIPINVSEVQSLYLDSAGKTSVFLFSGPNNYVVGSFQRRGIVEMLTVIYVNYQTPILMTLSGLVVALVLLNYFRYRAKASARLITQQKEELERTHQALKAAQATIVAQEKYRQARDIAGGFAHEIRNALFPAEAALYKMLAKKAPTVPDSMQSDRFARTAVEAVARAIGVTELISQYTKLDTEAALETVDLCKVVAEVFQANHMRIQEQQVAIEMPGDGGPWVQSNHRQLYMVFNNLVLNSLDALTECPDPRIVIEAKHEAGQVLVSVTDNGCGISASDLPRVFDTFFSTKPSKGNGLGLAIAKRIVELYGGSIDVSSEPGQWTRFVVRMKVSSPDGRVPTA, from the coding sequence ATGAATCGGTACTCTCGCATCCATCTTCGCCCATTCTTCATAACTCTTCTTGCGTTGTTGTTCTTGTGGACCGTTGACACAGCGGCGGTTGAACGGCTTCACATAAGATACGCCTATGACGATACCTGGCTACCGTACACGCTCGATGTTGTGTTTACCCGTGAGGAAGGGATAGGTCGTGCCGCTACGATTCGTCCTGCCCACGTTTTGAAGGTCGGGCATGTAGGGGAGTCGCCGGCCAGGATGGTGGCCGTTCTCAATCCGTATGGTTCTCCCGAAGCGGCAGCCATTGCGTCCAATATAGAATATCCCTGGAGAGTGAAAAGCCAGGTTCGTATCCCTTTGCCGGTCACAGATGTCTTAGCGTATCGTGATTCCAGAACCGGCCAGAATGAAGTGGCGGCTGCCATGCTTGGCGAGGACTCAGCATGGGTGATACGGCTCTATCCGGAGACCGGGACGATGGACAGCATTTTTCTTTGTTCGCTGTCGCGTCATACCGGCGGCGCCGGCGAGCCGCGGATGCTCATGCTGCTGGCCGAAGACTATGACTACGACGGGCAATGTGAGGTGTTTGTCTACATGTACTCGCCGCGTCCAGGCGACCCCCGGGGTGTATATTGTGTCGATATGGAGGCACGGCGGGTCGAATGGTCGGTCCCAGTGGCGACTCCCGTGCTGTGGTACAACTTCATGAACCTGCGGGATTCTATCGATCCCGGAGTGATCTTCTGCACCAGTCGACAAGCGATCGGTCTCACCGACAGCGTCTTCGACGATAATATAGGCCAACTCGCAGTGGTGAATGCTCGCGGCGAGATCACGTTCTGCCGCACGGTCGTGCACCGGGCATCCACCCCCATGCTTCGGCGGGGAGAATCTCACGAGTACTTTTACGTGGGGCATAATGTGGACTACGAGAGTTCGGATAGCGAGACGTTCGTCCCCGGCCGTTCCATATTAACGAAGATCGACCGGCATGGGCGGGCGCTCCGGAGCCTGCGGGTCAATGGCGCGGCCGATGACCTGTGGAGTCGCGAGTATGGGCGCCCTCCGCAGCAGGCCATATGGCTGATGCCTGCCTGGAGTCGCGTCGAGATCTACGATACCGCCCTTAACCTGCTGGCGGTCACTGACACGGCGTCACTAGGGAAATTCATGGGCGAATTCCGGGTTTCCGGCATTGATGAACCAGTGCTGATCTTCCAAAGCGGGATTTTTACCACGGAGTTCGACCAACTGGCCGCTATTCCGATCAATGTCTCTGAAGTTCAGTCCCTTTACCTGGATTCGGCAGGCAAGACGAGCGTGTTCTTGTTTTCAGGCCCGAATAATTATGTGGTTGGATCTTTTCAAAGACGCGGGATCGTGGAAATGCTGACAGTGATCTACGTGAACTATCAAACACCCATTCTCATGACCCTGTCAGGGCTGGTTGTGGCGCTGGTGCTGCTCAACTATTTTCGCTATCGGGCGAAGGCCAGCGCGCGTCTTATCACGCAGCAAAAAGAAGAACTTGAACGAACTCACCAGGCGCTCAAAGCGGCCCAGGCTACAATAGTGGCACAGGAGAAGTACCGGCAGGCGCGCGACATCGCCGGCGGATTCGCCCACGAAATACGAAACGCACTGTTTCCCGCCGAGGCGGCGCTGTACAAGATGCTCGCGAAGAAGGCGCCGACGGTACCGGACAGTATGCAATCCGACCGGTTTGCCAGGACCGCCGTGGAGGCAGTGGCGCGCGCCATCGGCGTGACGGAGCTGATCTCGCAGTACACAAAGCTGGATACGGAAGCCGCGCTTGAGACGGTGGACCTGTGCAAGGTTGTTGCGGAGGTATTCCAGGCAAACCATATGCGCATACAAGAACAGCAGGTGGCCATTGAGATGCCTGGTGACGGTGGCCCTTGGGTCCAGTCGAATCACCGCCAGTTGTATATGGTCTTCAATAACCTGGTGCTCAATAGCCTCGATGCCTTGACAGAGTGTCCGGACCCGCGTATTGTCATCGAGGCGAAGCACGAGGCAGGTCAGGTGCTGGTAAGCGTCACCGATAACGGGTGCGGCATTTCCGCTAGTGACCTTCCGCGTGTGTTCGATACTTTCTTCTCGACGAAACCGAGCAAGGGGAACGGCTTGGGACTGGCCATCGCCAAGCGCATAGTGGAGCTGTACGGCGGCAGTATCGACGTCTCAAGCGAGCCAGGGCAATGGACACGGTTCGTGGTTCGCATGAAAGTGTCGTCACCGGACGGACGGGTGCCGACTGCATGA
- the nuoL gene encoding NADH-quinone oxidoreductase subunit L: MTQFAYIIALLPLLSFTLIIFFFRWNEKLSSYWSIGSIVAGWVMSLVVLIETLVRHGAPYQAAIHLTSFAAMNFEIGIWVDSLTAIMLVVVTTVASCVQIYSLGYMKDDPRFSRFYAYLSLFCFSMLGLVLANNFFMIFIFWELVGVCSYFLIGFWFEKKSAADAGKKAFITNRIGDFGFIIGLLTIALAAGTFNFQEVFEKVGVGAIPVGILTVAAVFLFCGAIGKSAQFPLHVWLPDAMEGPTPVSALIHAATMVAAGVYLVARAMAVYVGSAEASLVVATIGLITSFIAATIGLVQNDIKRVLAYSTVSQLGYMIMALGLFGYDTANGHHSAGYVAGTLHLMTHAFFKGLLFLGAGSVIHAVHTNDIQEMGGLRRKMKSTSWTFVVASLAIAGIFPLSGFWSKDEIIVTTSHHPVFFVFTLLIAFMTSFYMFRLVFLTFFGEPRDQHRFEHAHESPKTMTYPLIFLAVLSIVSGWVALPWLPHGYSSFVYFEEVHHAAPNYLLMLTGTVVALSGIGLAYAMYYKRSLSPDAVASRFKPLYTLLYNKYYFDEAYQKTVIDPVMRLGDFLWRFDAKGVDGAVNGTAWLTVVWSDIKMWFDKWIIDGAVNGSGWLVQKLGGGLRLLQSGAVQFYVLFILIIIVLVGLYKFEISRAFSAWPLLTIALVIGVPTLAILTRLVARQHAAETSTDDDK; this comes from the coding sequence ATGACACAGTTTGCGTACATCATCGCGCTGCTACCGCTGCTTTCGTTTACGCTGATCATCTTCTTTTTCCGCTGGAACGAAAAGCTGTCATCGTACTGGTCGATCGGCTCGATTGTCGCGGGCTGGGTAATGTCACTCGTCGTCCTGATCGAAACACTGGTCCGTCACGGGGCACCGTATCAGGCGGCAATCCATCTGACATCGTTTGCCGCTATGAATTTCGAAATCGGCATCTGGGTGGACTCGCTGACGGCGATCATGTTGGTGGTGGTGACGACGGTCGCCTCCTGTGTGCAGATCTACTCGCTGGGGTACATGAAAGACGACCCGCGATTCAGCCGGTTTTACGCGTATCTGTCTCTTTTCTGTTTTTCGATGCTGGGTCTGGTGCTGGCCAACAATTTCTTCATGATCTTCATATTTTGGGAATTGGTCGGCGTTTGCAGCTACTTCCTGATTGGATTCTGGTTCGAGAAGAAGTCGGCGGCCGACGCCGGCAAGAAGGCATTCATTACAAACCGGATTGGTGATTTTGGATTCATCATCGGTCTTCTGACGATTGCACTGGCGGCCGGGACGTTCAATTTCCAGGAAGTGTTCGAGAAAGTTGGCGTCGGTGCGATCCCGGTGGGGATTCTGACGGTTGCGGCGGTGTTTCTATTCTGCGGAGCAATCGGTAAATCAGCGCAATTCCCGCTGCATGTCTGGCTTCCGGATGCCATGGAAGGTCCCACGCCGGTGTCGGCGCTCATTCACGCGGCGACTATGGTAGCTGCGGGAGTCTATCTGGTGGCGCGGGCGATGGCGGTCTATGTTGGTTCGGCAGAGGCATCGCTGGTAGTCGCCACGATAGGCTTGATAACGTCGTTCATCGCTGCCACGATCGGTCTAGTTCAGAATGACATCAAGCGGGTGCTGGCCTACTCGACGGTCAGTCAGCTTGGCTACATGATCATGGCGCTCGGTCTGTTCGGCTATGATACGGCCAACGGACATCATTCGGCCGGGTATGTGGCCGGCACACTGCATCTGATGACACACGCGTTTTTCAAGGGACTGTTGTTCCTTGGGGCCGGTTCGGTCATCCACGCGGTTCACACTAACGACATCCAGGAGATGGGGGGCCTTCGCCGGAAAATGAAATCCACCAGCTGGACCTTCGTAGTGGCGTCGTTGGCGATCGCCGGCATTTTCCCGCTCTCCGGCTTCTGGTCCAAAGATGAGATCATTGTCACGACCTCACATCACCCAGTCTTTTTCGTGTTCACACTGCTGATCGCCTTCATGACGTCGTTCTACATGTTCCGCCTGGTATTCCTGACATTCTTCGGCGAACCGCGTGATCAGCACCGATTCGAGCACGCCCACGAATCTCCAAAGACCATGACCTATCCCTTGATATTCCTCGCTGTCCTGTCGATTGTCTCGGGATGGGTGGCGCTGCCATGGCTGCCGCACGGGTACTCGTCGTTCGTGTATTTTGAGGAAGTGCACCACGCCGCACCCAACTACCTGCTCATGCTGACCGGTACGGTGGTGGCGCTGTCGGGAATTGGTCTGGCATACGCTATGTATTACAAGCGATCGCTGTCACCCGACGCGGTGGCATCGCGGTTCAAGCCGCTTTATACGCTCTTGTATAACAAGTACTATTTCGACGAGGCGTATCAGAAGACGGTGATCGACCCGGTAATGCGCCTGGGGGATTTCCTGTGGCGATTTGACGCCAAAGGGGTGGATGGGGCGGTTAACGGCACCGCCTGGCTGACGGTAGTCTGGTCAGATATCAAGATGTGGTTCGACAAGTGGATTATCGACGGCGCCGTCAACGGTTCCGGCTGGCTGGTGCAGAAATTGGGCGGCGGACTCAGGCTGCTTCAGTCCGGCGCGGTCCAGTTCTACGTGCTGTTCATACTGATCATTATCGTGCTGGTCGGTCTGTACAAATTCGAGATCTCTAGGGCCTTTTCGGCCTGGCCGCTTTTGACAATAGCCCTGGTGATCGGCGTGCCGACACTGGCGATACTGACGCGCCTGGTGGCGCGGCAGCACGCGGCCGAGACGTCGACTGATGACGATAAGTAG
- a CDS encoding NADH-quinone oxidoreductase subunit M — MGILSLTVFIPLLGMLVVMALPKENKQVIRWTSLVFSIIPMLTSFWITWDYFVNYSGSSAMAYVEGPYNWIPALNVQYFMGVDGISVPMLFLTGLLSMLSILASFNIENRVKEYFAFFLLLEAGMMGVFVALDFFLFYVFWEVMLVPMYFLIGVWGGPRKEYAAIKFFLYTLFGSIFMLVSILILYFTTEPHTLNMLTLLQTSPNLSHTLQMVCFIFFFVAFAIKVPVWPFHTWLPDAHVEAPTAVSVILAGVLLKMGTYGMLRVSWPMFPSALHSLSFWIAVLGAIAIIYGALVSMAQKDLKKLVAYSSVSHMGYCMLALAAFSSAQAIAGCMFQMVSHGLLTGAMFLLVGVLYDRAHTREIAAFGGLGSKLPVYTSIMVFFSMGSLGLPGMSGFVSEFMVFLGAFSQVNKWLVGISVLGVVLGAAYILRMVQRVFLGEFNLAKWGGLTEINTREIITVAPLIVFTLWVGVYPKTLNDLMNATLQNLITLMAR, encoded by the coding sequence ATGGGCATACTCAGCTTGACCGTCTTCATCCCACTGCTCGGCATGCTGGTGGTGATGGCTCTCCCTAAGGAGAACAAGCAGGTGATCCGATGGACCTCGCTCGTGTTCAGCATCATTCCCATGCTGACGTCGTTCTGGATCACGTGGGATTATTTCGTCAATTATTCCGGGTCGTCGGCGATGGCGTATGTCGAGGGACCCTACAACTGGATTCCGGCGCTCAACGTGCAATATTTCATGGGTGTCGATGGCATCTCGGTGCCGATGCTGTTCCTGACGGGGCTACTGAGTATGTTGTCTATCCTGGCATCGTTCAATATCGAGAACCGCGTCAAAGAGTATTTTGCATTCTTCCTGCTGTTGGAAGCAGGGATGATGGGCGTGTTCGTGGCGCTTGATTTCTTCCTGTTCTACGTTTTCTGGGAAGTGATGCTGGTGCCGATGTATTTCCTTATCGGTGTCTGGGGCGGACCGCGGAAGGAATACGCAGCCATCAAGTTCTTCCTGTACACGTTGTTCGGCTCGATTTTCATGCTGGTATCGATCCTGATCCTGTATTTTACCACGGAACCGCACACCCTGAATATGCTGACCCTCCTGCAGACCAGCCCGAATTTGTCGCACACGCTTCAGATGGTCTGTTTCATCTTCTTCTTTGTAGCATTTGCCATCAAGGTGCCGGTCTGGCCGTTCCATACCTGGCTGCCGGACGCGCACGTCGAGGCGCCCACGGCGGTTTCGGTCATTCTTGCCGGTGTGCTTCTGAAAATGGGGACCTACGGCATGCTTCGGGTAAGCTGGCCTATGTTTCCCTCGGCACTGCACAGTCTGTCATTCTGGATCGCAGTGCTGGGTGCGATAGCGATCATCTACGGCGCGCTGGTGTCGATGGCGCAAAAAGATCTGAAGAAACTGGTGGCCTATTCCTCGGTCTCTCACATGGGGTACTGCATGCTGGCGCTGGCGGCGTTCTCATCGGCGCAAGCAATTGCCGGCTGCATGTTCCAGATGGTCTCGCACGGACTCTTGACAGGGGCTATGTTCTTGCTGGTGGGCGTCCTGTATGACCGGGCTCATACCCGCGAGATTGCGGCGTTCGGCGGCCTTGGCTCGAAACTTCCGGTCTACACGTCGATCATGGTGTTTTTCTCCATGGGCTCGTTGGGGCTGCCGGGGATGTCCGGTTTCGTGTCCGAGTTCATGGTGTTCCTGGGGGCGTTCAGCCAGGTGAACAAATGGCTGGTGGGGATCTCGGTGCTGGGTGTGGTGCTGGGCGCGGCGTACATCCTGCGAATGGTGCAACGGGTGTTCCTGGGCGAATTCAACCTCGCCAAGTGGGGCGGTCTGACAGAGATCAACACTCGCGAGATCATCACCGTGGCGCCGCTCATCGTGTTCACGCTTTGGGTGGGGGTATACCCCAAGACACTCAACGACCTGATGAATGCGACCTTGCAGAACCTGATCACGCTGATGGCTCGATAA
- a CDS encoding DUF502 domain-containing protein, translating to MSLFQTVGTVFKRNFVSGVLVVVPLILTYVVLRFLFETVDNILRPLLARLLGFSVPGIGVAATILLIIVAGVLTRNYIGNRLLRLWDSILARVPLIRPVYSGTKQLLEATTTSSTGSFKEVVLVEYPRHGVYTLCFVTQYVELNLEGKLRRFVAVFLPSTPTPLTGWAMLIPLEDVLAVDMTVEAGIKFVVSGGVVAPPMIRNKKGLQWKQETEVGREAG from the coding sequence ATGTCCCTGTTTCAAACGGTTGGCACGGTCTTCAAGCGGAATTTTGTCAGCGGCGTCCTGGTGGTGGTGCCGCTGATTCTTACGTACGTCGTTCTCCGTTTCTTATTCGAGACGGTTGACAACATTCTTCGCCCGCTGTTGGCCAGGCTGTTGGGATTTTCTGTGCCTGGGATCGGGGTAGCCGCCACTATTCTCCTGATTATCGTTGCCGGGGTCCTGACCCGCAATTACATCGGCAACCGATTGCTCCGGTTGTGGGACAGCATTCTCGCGCGCGTGCCGCTCATCCGCCCGGTGTATTCCGGGACAAAACAACTGCTCGAGGCCACCACCACGTCGTCAACCGGGTCGTTCAAGGAAGTGGTGCTGGTGGAGTACCCCCGGCACGGCGTATACACCCTTTGTTTTGTAACACAGTATGTGGAATTGAATCTGGAGGGAAAGCTGCGTCGGTTCGTGGCGGTGTTTCTGCCGTCGACGCCCACGCCGCTCACTGGTTGGGCGATGCTGATCCCGCTGGAAGACGTGCTGGCTGTGGACATGACGGTGGAAGCCGGGATCAAGTTTGTGGTCTCAGGCGGAGTGGTGGCGCCGCCGATGATAAGAAACAAGAAGGGACTACAGTGGAAGCAGGAAACCGAGGTGGGTCGTGAAGCTGGCTAA
- a CDS encoding sodium:calcium antiporter — MRSRDRSYDIDPYLYLILLFALIITVPGLITGATHAHVGPVLGVFLFGIAIFGGAFILSWAAEAAQIDISESLAVAILALIAVLPEYAVDFVFTWKSAHDPTQSHYAIANMTGANRLLVGLGWPFILFLYVMVTKKKELVLDESQRVEIFYLAMATLYSFTIPLKGSLNLIDTVILVTLFILYTRRAAQMESHEPELVGPVKIVANLRTVPRRITTAIMFLYAGAVIFFVAEPFAESLLGTGRALGIQEFLLVQWLAPIASESPEFIVAATWTLRGAAGSALKALISSKVNQWTLLVGTIPLVYAIAGGAIKPFPLDELQDHELYLTAAQSLFAVAVLVNLRLNRWEGVLLVVLFTLQLVVSHIRMEVAAAYVVLALIFHVVHRKTLLPAARIGLGLKNSPKG; from the coding sequence ATGAGATCTCGCGATCGCTCGTATGACATCGATCCGTATTTGTATCTCATTCTGCTGTTCGCGCTCATCATAACTGTCCCGGGTCTTATCACGGGCGCCACGCATGCTCATGTCGGTCCGGTGCTGGGCGTGTTCTTGTTTGGCATCGCAATATTCGGAGGGGCGTTCATTCTGTCGTGGGCGGCAGAGGCGGCGCAGATCGATATCTCAGAATCCCTGGCGGTGGCGATTCTCGCGCTTATCGCGGTGCTCCCGGAGTACGCGGTGGATTTCGTGTTCACCTGGAAATCGGCCCATGACCCCACGCAGTCACACTATGCCATTGCCAATATGACCGGGGCGAACCGTCTGCTGGTCGGCCTGGGGTGGCCGTTCATCCTGTTCCTGTATGTCATGGTGACGAAGAAGAAGGAACTGGTGCTGGATGAGTCCCAGCGTGTGGAGATCTTCTATCTGGCGATGGCGACCTTGTACTCGTTCACCATTCCGCTCAAGGGGAGTCTCAACCTGATCGACACCGTGATCCTGGTGACCCTGTTCATTCTGTACACGCGTCGGGCGGCGCAGATGGAGTCGCACGAGCCGGAACTGGTGGGGCCGGTGAAGATTGTGGCTAATCTGAGAACAGTGCCTCGCCGCATAACGACAGCGATCATGTTCTTGTATGCAGGAGCAGTGATCTTCTTTGTAGCGGAGCCGTTCGCGGAGTCACTTCTCGGAACGGGACGGGCGTTGGGAATTCAGGAGTTTCTGCTTGTACAATGGCTGGCGCCGATAGCATCCGAGTCTCCCGAGTTCATCGTTGCGGCGACATGGACACTGCGTGGCGCCGCAGGTTCTGCTCTAAAGGCCCTGATTTCATCCAAAGTCAATCAATGGACCCTTCTGGTCGGCACGATTCCGTTGGTGTACGCAATCGCCGGTGGCGCGATCAAGCCATTCCCGCTTGATGAACTGCAAGACCATGAGTTGTATCTGACGGCCGCTCAATCGTTGTTTGCGGTCGCGGTACTCGTGAACCTACGATTGAACCGCTGGGAAGGGGTTCTGCTGGTGGTGCTGTTCACATTGCAGTTGGTCGTTTCGCATATCCGAATGGAGGTCGCCGCGGCTTATGTAGTGCTGGCGCTGATATTCCACGTGGTACATCGCAAGACGTTGTTGCCGGCAGCCCGTATCGGGCTGGGGTTGAAGAATTCTCCGAAAGGTTAG
- a CDS encoding NADH-quinone oxidoreductase subunit N, with product MEPKLPDLNLTLMLPELFLFSWALVVFTFDLVTRRRSGSAVGYLALFGLLITGVILSVTDYGKGFGMMFFSEPLAVFFKVIFLGAAFMAIGSSFGVMQTKIVNHRGEFLGLILFSTVGMMFLASAGELLTLYIGLELTTVPLFVLAAFFKDDKRSVESGIKYLIVGAFSSALLLYGLSFVYGLAGTTDLMQIRINLAITQLSNQGNIGLILVLSVVLTAAGIGFKLALPPFHQWAPDVYEGSPTPIAAFLSVGSKAAGLVAFARIFLTSLFAFWDPVMAPNDWGLLTSILAIAAMVIGNVVAIRQHNIKRLLAYSSIAQAGYIMIGMLALNDLGLSSVGFYMFTYMFANMGAFAVVALFEDKTGSCEIKSYAGLSKSSPFLAASLAIFLLSLAGIPPLAGFLAKYYVFAAAIKLAGSSPYNQWLYWPVGVGLLTSVFALYYYAYVIKTMYFAAEDSPYKLSAPFPASLVVAIGLAGVLLFGLYPGPILEFASSIPYSFGFMPR from the coding sequence ATGGAACCGAAGCTGCCCGATCTGAATCTTACTTTGATGCTGCCTGAGCTGTTTCTCTTTTCCTGGGCGCTGGTGGTGTTCACGTTTGACCTGGTCACACGCCGGCGTTCCGGCTCGGCGGTCGGGTATCTGGCGCTGTTCGGCCTCCTGATAACAGGCGTGATTCTCTCGGTCACGGATTACGGCAAAGGGTTCGGCATGATGTTTTTCAGCGAGCCTCTGGCCGTGTTCTTCAAGGTCATATTCCTCGGCGCGGCGTTTATGGCTATCGGGAGCTCGTTCGGAGTGATGCAGACCAAGATCGTAAATCACCGCGGCGAGTTCTTAGGGCTGATCCTGTTCTCGACGGTAGGCATGATGTTCCTGGCGTCGGCGGGCGAACTTCTGACTCTGTATATCGGGCTTGAATTGACCACGGTGCCGCTGTTTGTTCTGGCGGCGTTCTTCAAAGATGACAAACGTTCGGTGGAGTCCGGCATCAAGTATCTGATCGTGGGAGCGTTTTCCTCGGCGCTCCTGCTGTATGGCCTGTCATTCGTCTACGGACTGGCTGGCACGACCGACCTGATGCAAATCCGCATCAATCTGGCCATTACCCAACTGAGCAATCAGGGGAATATCGGCCTCATCCTGGTGCTGTCGGTAGTGCTGACGGCGGCCGGGATAGGCTTCAAGCTCGCTCTACCGCCGTTTCATCAGTGGGCGCCGGACGTATACGAGGGGTCGCCGACGCCGATTGCGGCGTTTCTCTCAGTAGGCTCGAAAGCGGCCGGATTGGTGGCGTTTGCCAGAATATTTCTGACCAGTCTCTTTGCCTTCTGGGATCCGGTTATGGCCCCTAATGATTGGGGATTGCTGACGTCGATCCTGGCGATTGCGGCGATGGTGATCGGCAATGTGGTGGCGATACGGCAGCACAATATCAAGCGGCTGCTGGCGTACTCATCGATTGCTCAGGCCGGGTATATCATGATCGGCATGCTGGCGCTGAATGATCTTGGCCTGTCATCGGTTGGATTCTACATGTTCACCTACATGTTCGCCAATATGGGGGCGTTTGCAGTGGTGGCGTTGTTCGAGGACAAGACCGGCTCGTGCGAGATCAAGAGTTACGCAGGACTTTCCAAAAGCTCGCCGTTCTTGGCGGCGTCACTGGCGATCTTCCTGTTGTCGCTGGCCGGGATACCACCGCTCGCCGGATTCCTGGCGAAATACTACGTGTTCGCCGCGGCCATCAAACTGGCCGGGTCCTCGCCGTACAATCAGTGGCTCTACTGGCCGGTGGGGGTCGGCCTGCTGACCTCGGTGTTTGCGCTCTACTACTATGCGTATGTCATCAAGACGATGTACTTCGCCGCCGAGGATTCTCCGTACAAGCTGAGCGCCCCATTCCCGGCGTCGCTGGTCGTGGCGATCGGGCTGGCAGGCGTACTCTTGTTCGGTCTCTATCCGGGCCCGATCCTGGAGTTCGCTTCCTCGATTCCGTATTCGTTCGGCTTCATGCCGCGCTGA